In Plasmodium gaboni strain SY75 chromosome 7, whole genome shotgun sequence, the following are encoded in one genomic region:
- a CDS encoding putative membrane protein (conserved Plasmodium membrane protein, unknown function), translating into KICEKNKDAYNKNTLMKKKSSNSHIKESIQEDKKKQNKTNNNSKKKNNINIDNHFDQHKNIQKKLTKQKKSLIEPQKLLAAIEKFKNHKKSLQLDNNINENDILRNENKNKMLSKQNYLCNVINSDDDTSENMFVYATK; encoded by the coding sequence TAAAAATAtgtgaaaaaaataaggatgcatataataagaacacattaatgaaaaaaaaaagtagTAATTCACATATAAAGGAATCTATACAGGaagacaaaaaaaaacaaaacaaaacaaataacaatagcaaaaaaaaaaataatattaatattgaCAATCATTTTGATCAACACAAAAATatccaaaaaaaattaacaaaacaaaaaaaaagtcTTATCGAGCCACAAAAACTTCTAGCTGCTATTGAGAAATTTaaaaatcataaaaaaagtTTACAACTAgacaataatataaatgaaaatgatatactaaggaatgaaaataaaaataagatGCTTTCtaaacaaaattatttatgtaatGTTATTAATAGTGATGATGATACAAGTGAAAATATGTTCGTATACGCTACCAAATAA
- a CDS encoding putative membrane protein (conserved Plasmodium membrane protein, unknown function) — protein MSEKNEKKFEKILESIKYHVNENILLENLNSLEKNISKEDKNIIIKVIDIFLDVNNYCYDGNFLYDYNKLNKRKDITINEKKKKSDFCDQFKVYIRNKNVENINEEDSYYIMLEKKNLCSHNKSRVNCKRILLEYICKHVLNKSIHINFLVDKIYADFMMKQNKDNNQKDKINNMHDSNNNINSINNNNNSNIYRGGNSSNCDIYKKHIICNEDLINILIYTIFKLFYDTIYHNDDIYMNNNNNNDDDNNNNLSSSQNNIHKSYLLYSKDKNIVGELKNKNSIHESKYEHVFFLNLLKKIIIMNKCFVKNIFSIFLKNMENIKLKNIKQKKAITKETLLIFKEIIIYVNEYEISTIYNIFLNNVAVRKNKYFYNYIIILSLINLKHIYNIYNLEVCIDFLLNSIFIYNDKVVNNIGMNQNGIDDXXXXXXXXXXXXXXXXXXXXXXXXXXXXXXXXXXXXXXXXXXXXXXXXXXXXXXXXXXXXXXXXXXXXXXXXXXXXXXXXXXXXXXXXXXXXXXXXXXXXNDNSDDNNYDDNNYDDNIKELYSKHVEHFNIFEFNVSPVLLFLILLINLQYNSVQKEENGLRKDTTNFKIIKLAKRLKYKWVTFFKNYNNNLLNFLRKKERSINSCNINKVMNNKNDNNNNNMNQRKDDYYNIFCHSYDEVSVNEKLNIFENITNEIKYILMHVENFCEKELLNFLCVNNILFYIYEIYNNVDLIYLLRFFSLCDYYKYKFDYINIKKVLYHMNMLLNIHTHPCINTFENMKNEYISRCNFIYINVLLLSLFDYNLFFVFKFVCYYCLINSCVLLEFLPCLLYVYNISYEHYFIDSKYLKLKKNSEKYSTTCSKNYEQGVEKMDYYYVLRSLILDMISKIGCSNNNVPIIYNCFCFLLNDKEDKRSEQNVTHGSDENYNSSSLNNDENYNSGGLNNDDNYNNDGLNNDINVTDIHIRPYNKLYLLYCFDKLLDYNDNIMSKYFKYLENRVIEILEKDNNENKKKSVKEKKKKKERNDICLDVKEDKIDDYIYEDMNILCDLKNVLILLKISRFYNVGIYINIIVKLINLYFNKYKKQILYNTYYNKIQNSIIKICIYILLILSLKKYVEFEIIYNLLKKNFIKTYENDFFIFNLDIIRSIIIFSKYYINNLVYKEEKLCNEEYDILYHTRIKYIFKDITKLLSINNNYIIEEVVNVVSSIYSIYNVCMTGVENENVNNDDNIKNIIMKKSFDENIDINNKKKEYTLYDLSVYEKKDIIQLYFNKSYIFESFLKSNDLSYNIYENLQKIILKSEIENMSFYNLRNKNDIKNNYLIRVLYKIFNTNMKNDKNSNFQFFFKLLFKEKFHNIEEIILLFKNLYFFNIHLVSLFFYILDCFFKKLKKRMIDNEVFIIHLENINHQMNEHIDCNKKVDGDTKKNDINKYFDVNEENILSNKSHLNHLTDNENKTNKQATNKIKNTNKNTNTNTNTNKNKIYTKVSYENVCNKLYEEIKRRLKEENFNIYVFYPLLSILCKYNNDINITLSFFYDIIDKYIKDSNDKLSINKNEMILIMLCLNYIHVNISSIPNFYSYLITIYHKINDRCIKNVLLYCLCSCLCYSDMLDHDIINILNMHIQYLMCIYKSNEIKNNKMHVENIESKYYHVTKEDEHLSVEKDKINCNKKEYHNEDNYYFYISLNNLTFYIYKHYNNNKFDDMLIKIYEIINDGLRKGVNDIVICIANMMIYLYIRNLLDINNITDVIENIMKNIKNNNILYDSKYIIYGLCCIYEFLAYYYKKNYDCFVYEDMDINSIDNNDNNNQMSVKVKIHRLNTSIKRLIVRYFEDSEDKNISILSYLNIIGIKKNISENICGDYFNRNEYCNMIILFINKYIKKDFEIKRVANKNNIILADEDLESGNEKSDDDIKHDNKNYVNINICNNDEEKLFLYCDDNYKINNDIIMNDHNIILVFVFIFCYKYYETFNDIQINLENLDKKKMIYFIFSYIINVEKYLKCFLKACGMLEINGYMMSETYDIDDIKDRLFVRKNKTIDKNDNNKNDDSKNDDNNNNNNNNNGNNLNTPCCGVTYLNFFSDDLFTCGVTYLNFFSDDLFTYLKNFMKTMKLINYIEFDVNIKNNIMNIYSYIMKLIRLYYIILDVILLEMRDDTNNILKEYYKIYKEYIKNIQILYNCRVIIFEYFSLYSNNNNNNNNCYSNIFCHFSYYFDIFSTYEKYMYIKCICNLKKIKKEEIKFLFLNIMKCLGPFHENNSLWIYTISILKILLKRIYKISKVGKSSKKINTSTTNGCNNNNVNHNKGNDFNNHIRMNEDKCSRGSINHIKYDDEENFYDLYEYIKYSFLTIYNEMILSIYKEYYYNHYTNENLSDNKQEVQINIHKDIHKDIHKD, from the coding sequence ATGAGTGagaaaaatgaaaaaaagtTTGAGAAAATTCTTGAGAGCATTAAATACCATGTTAATGAGAATATCCTTCTAGAAAATTTGAATTCTcttgaaaaaaatataagtaaAGAAGAcaagaatataataataaaagtgaTTGATATATTCTTGGATGTTAATAATTATTGCTATGATGgtaattttttatatgattacaataaattaaataaaagaaaagatataacaataaatgagaagaagaaaaaatcTGATTTTTGTGATCAATTTAAAGTgtatataagaaataaaaatgtagaaaatataaatgaagaggatagttattatatcatgttagagaaaaaaaatttatgtAGTCATAATAAAAGTCGTGTCAATTGTAAAAGGATATTATTGGAATACATATGTAAACATGTGTTGAATAAAtctatacatataaattttttggtagataaaatatatgcTGATTTTATGATGAAACAAAATAAGGACAACAATcaaaaagataaaataaataatatgcACGATAgtaacaataatattaatagtattaataataataataatagtaatatttATAGGGGAGGTAACTCTTCTAATTGtgatatttataaaaaacatattatttgtaatGAAGATctcataaatatattaatctATACAATtttcaaattattttatgatactatatatcataatgatgatatatacatgaataataataataataatgatgatgataataataataatttatcCAGTTctcaaaataatatacataaaagTTATCTCTTATATTcaaaagataaaaatattgttgGTGAacttaaaaataaaaacagTATCCATGAATCTAAATATGAACAtgtgttttttttgaatctgttgaaaaaaattataattatgaataaATGTTTTGTGAAAAAcattttttcaatttttttaaaaaatatggagaatataaaattgaagaatataaaacaaaaaaaggCAATAACAAAAGAGacattattaatatttaaagaaattattatttatgttaaTGAGTATGAAATAAgtactatatataatatatttctaaaCAATGTAGCTGTTcgtaaaaataaatatttttataattatattataatactTTCACTTATAAATCttaaacatatatacaacatatataatttggAGGTATGTATagattttttattaaacagcatttttatatataatgataagGTGGTAAATAATATAGGGATGAATCAAAATGGCATAGACGATGNNNNNNNNNNNNNNNNNNNNNNNNNNNNNNNNNNNNNNNNNNNNNNNNNNNNNNNNNNNNNNNNNNNNNNNNNNNNNNNNNNNNNNNNNNNNNNNNNNNNNNNNNNNNNNNNNNNNNNNNNNNNNNNNNNNNNNNNNNNNNNNNNNNNNNNNNNNNNNNNNNNNNNNNNNNNNNNNNNNNNNNNNNNNNNNNNNNNNNNNNNNNNNNNNNNNNNNNNNNNNNNNNNNNNNNNNNNNNNNNNNNNNNNNNNNNNNNNNNNNNNNNNNNNNNNNNNNNNNNNNNNNNNNNNNNNNNNNNNTAATGATAAtagtgatgataataattatgatgataataattatgatgataatataaaagagTTATATTCAAAACATGTTgaacattttaatatatttgaatttaATGTATCACCagttttattatttttaattttgcTCATAAATTTACAATATAATAGTGTTCAAAAAGAGGAGAATGGTTTAAGAAAGGATACGACGAATTTCAAGATTATTAAGCTAGCCAAACGattgaaatataaatgggtgacattttttaagaattataataacaacTTGTTGAATTTTTTGAGAAAAAAGGAAAGGTCTATCAACAgttgtaatataaataaagtgatgaataataagaatgataataataataataatatgaaccAAAGAAAGgatgattattataatatcttCTGTCATTCTTATGACGAAGTAAGTGTTAATGAGAAGCTAAAcatatttgaaaatattacaaatgaaataaaatatatacttatgCATGTGGAAAATTTTTGTGAAAAGGAATTGttgaattttttatgtgttaataatatattattttatatatatgaaatatataacaatgttgatttaatatatttgcttcgttttttttctttatgtgattattataaatataaatttgattatattaatataaagaaggttttatatcatatgaatatgttattaaatatacatacCCATCCATGTATTAATACATTtgaaaatatgaaaaatgaatatatatcaagatgtaattttatatatattaatgtgttattattatcattatttgattataatttattttttgtttttaaatttGTATGTTATTATTGCTTAATAAATTCTTGTGTCTTATTGGAGTTTTTACCATGcttattatatgtatataatatatcatatgagcattattttattgatagtaaatatttgaagctgaaaaaaaatagcGAGAAATACAGCACAACATGTAGTAAAAATTATGAGCAGGGGGTTGAGAAGATggattattattatgtcCTTAGAAGTTTAATACTAGATATGATATCAAAAATTGGTtgtagtaataataatgttcctattatatataattgtttttgttttttgTTGAATGATAAGGAGGATAAAAGGAGTGAACAAAATGTAACACATGGGAGTGATGAGAATTATAATAGTAGTAGTCTTAATAATGATGAGAATTATAATAGTGGTGGTcttaataatgatgataattataataatgatggtcttaataatgatataaacGTAACAGATATACACATACGCCCTTAtaacaaattatatttattatattgctttgataaattattagattataatgataatattatgagCAAATATTTCAAGTACCTAGAAAATAGAGTGATTGAAATTCTtgaaaaagataataatgaaaataagaaaaaaagtgtgaaagaaaaaaaaaaaaagaaagaaagaAATGATATATGTCTAGATGTTAAAGAAGATAAGATAgatgattatatatatgaagatatgaacatattatgtgatttaaaaaatgttttaatattattaaaaataagtcgattttataatgttggaatatatataaatatcataGTTAAgttaataaatttatattttaataaatataagaagcaaattttatataatacatattataataaaatacaaaatagtataataaaaatatgtatatatatattattaatattgtctttaaaaaaatatgtggaatttgaaataatatataatttattaaagaaaaattttataaagaCATATGAGAATgattttttcatatttaatttaGATATAATTCGTTcaattataatatttagtaaatattatattaataatttagtttataaagaagaaaaattatgtaATGAAGAGTATGacattttatatcatacaagaataaaatatatatttaaagatattaccaaattattatcaataaataataactATATTATAGAAGAAGTTGTAAATGTTGTTTCATCGatatattctatatataatgtttgTATGACAGGTGTAGAAAATGAGAATgtaaataatgatgataatataaaaaatataataatgaaaaaaagttttgatgaaaatatagatataaataataaaaaaaaggaatataccttatatgatttaagtgtatatgaaaaaaaggatatcattcaattatattttaataaatcatatatatttgaatcatttttaaaaagtaatgacttatcatataatatatatgaaaatttacaaaaaattattttaaaaagtgaaatagaaaatatgtctttttataatttaagaaataaaaatgatataaaaaataattatttaattagagtattatataaaatttttaatactaatatgaaaaatgataaaaatagtaattttcaatttttttttaaattattatttaaagaaaaatttcataatattgaagaaataattttattatttaaaaatttgtatttttttaatattcatttggtatctttatttttttatatcttggattgtttttttaaaaagttaaaaaaaagaatgatAGATAATGAGGTGTTTATAATACATctagaaaatataaatcatcAAATGAATGAACACATTGATTGTAATAAGAAAGTTGACGGTGAtactaaaaaaaatgatataaataaatattttgatgttaatgaagaaaatatcTTATCAAATAAATCTCATTTAAACCATCTTACtgataatgaaaataaaacaaataaacaAGCAACTAataaaatcaaaaatacaaataaaaatacaaatacaaatacaaatacaaataaaaataaaatttatacCAAGGTATCTTATGAAAATGTGTGcaataaattatatgaagaaataaaaagaagattaaaagaagaaaattttaatatatatgttttttacCCTTTATTAAgtatattatgtaaatataataatgatattaatataacattatcatttttttatgatattattgataaatatataaaagattCTAATGACAAATTATCcattaataaaaatgaaatgaTTCTTATTATGCTCTGcttaaattatatacatgtaAACATTTCTTCTATTCcaaatttttattcttatttgATAACAATATATCACAAAATAAATGACAGATGTATTAAGAACGTTCTCTTATATTGTTTATGTTCTTGTCTTTGTTATTCTGACATGTTGGATCATGATATTATCAACATTTTGAATATGCATATTCAATATTtaatgtgtatatataaatctaacgaaataaaaaataataaaatgcATGTTGAGAATATAGAATCTAAGTATTATCATGTGACTAAAGAGGACGAACATTTGAGTGTagaaaaagataaaataaattgtaataaaaaagagTATCATAATGAAgacaattattatttttacatatcCTTGAATAATcttactttttatatatacaagcattataataataataaatttgaTGATATgttgataaaaatatatgaaataataaatgatgGATTGAGAAAAGGAGTGAATGACATAGTTATTTGTATAGCaaatatgatgatatatttgtatataagaaatttattggatataaataatataacagATGTgatagaaaatattatgaagaatataaaaaataataatattttatatgattccaagtatataatatatggattatgttgtatatatgaatttttagcatattattataaaaaaaattatgacTGTTTTGTTTATGAGGATATGGACATAAATAGtatagataataatgaCAATAATAATCAAATGAGTGTGAAAGTTAAAATACATCGCTTGAATACTTCTATTAAAAGATTGATTGTTAGATATTTTGAAGATTCagaagataaaaatattagtATACTTTCatatttgaatataataggtataaaaaagaatataagCGAAAATATATGTGGAGATTATTTTAATAGAAATGAATATTGTAACATGataatattgtttataaataaatatataaaaaaagattttgaaataaaaagagtagcaaataaaaataatataatattagCTGATGAAGATTTAGAAAGTGGGAATGAAAAGAgtgatgatgatataaaacatgataataaaaattatgtgaatataaatatatgtaataatgatgaagagaaattatttttatattgtgatgataattataaaataaataatgatattataatgaatgatcataatattattctcgtgtttgtttttattttttgttataaatattatgaaacttttaatgatatacagattaatttagaaaatttagataagaaaaaaatgatctattttatttttagtTATATAATCAATGTGGAGAAATATTTGAAGTGCTTTTTAAAAGCATGTGGCATGTTGGAGATTAATGGATATATGATGAGTGAAACGTATGACATTGACGATATAAAAGATAGGTTATTtgtaagaaaaaataagaCAATTGacaaaaatgataataataaaaatgatgatagtaaaaatgatgataataataataataataataataataatggtAATAATTTGAATACCCCCTGTTGTGGTGTGACCtatttgaatttttttagTGATGATTTATTTACATGTGGTGTGACGtatttgaatttttttagtgatgatttatttacatacctaaaaaattttatgaaaaCCATGAAActaattaattatatagaattcgatgtgaatataaaaaataatataatgaatatatattcatatattatgaaattaataagattgtattatataatattagatgttatattattagaaaTGAGAGAtgatacaaataatatattaaaagaatattataagatatataaagaatatataaaaaacattcaaatattatataattgtcgagttattatatttgaatatttttcactatattctaataataataataataataataattgttatagtaatattttttgtcattttagttattattttgatatttttagtacatatgaaaaatatatgtatataaaatgtatatgtaatttgaagaaaattaaaaaagaagaaataaaatttttgtttttaaatataatgaaatgTTTAGGTCCTTTTCatgaaaataattctttgtggatatatactatatctatattgaagatattattaaaaagaatatataaaatatcaaaGGTAGGCAAGTCATCAAAGAAAATAAACACAAGTACTACTAATGgttgtaataataataatgtaaatCATAACAAAGGTAATGATTTTAATAACCATATTAGGATGAATGAAGATAAGTGTTCTAGAGGTTCAattaatcatataaaatatgatgatgaagaaaatttttatgatttatatgaatatataaaatattcatttcttactatatataatgaaatgattttaagtatatataaagaatattattataatcattacacaaatgaaaatttatCAGACAATAAACAGGAGgtacaaataaatatacataaagATATACATAAAGATATACATAAAGATA
- a CDS encoding putative membrane protein (conserved Plasmodium membrane protein, unknown function~part of same gene as PGSY75_0703900B~gap found within coding sequence) has protein sequence MDGDKLKEVCILLNSKNEKKIQRGIKKLYRLIKKNDFKNTYNIDKNIYDVDIIIENNYLDIVIYCLSLNVEKTKSSKFGYNINLNFIEIIFYTLSWVLFHKFKDCCFFHIDNEEKKKDLEIKEKEKNFKKNISFINLGNFFYDNIHFVEIIILNNFHHNRVYILSTIFYFLLYHERFRFVFFSSTSLLVNLIKLKKNVENISDLFRKNKLNENVEEEKDKKEETIEKKKNNERIIFIRNTYEEELIYLYKFLVIQNGIKGLKNNFVDQIKNETSSYGLTSEFMLLKKNGKLKVYKEKAINEKEKYKNNHMINNKLDIKEH, from the coding sequence ATGGATGGagataaattaaaagaagtatgtattttattaaatagTAAGAATGAGAAGAAAATACAACGTGGtataaagaaattatatcgattaataaaaaagaatgatTTTAAGAacacatataatattgataagaatatatatgatgtAGATATTATAATTGAGAACAATTATTTGGATATAGtaatatattgtttatCATTAAATGTAGAAAAAACGAAATCATCAAAATTTggttataatattaatttaaattttatagaaattatattttatacattaAGTTGGGTGTTATTTCATAAATTTAAAGATTGTTGTTTTTTTCATATtgataatgaagaaaaaaaaaaagatcttgaaataaaagaaaaagaaaagaactttaaaaaaaacatatcatttataaatttaggaaattttttttatgataatattcattttgttgaaataataattttaaataattttcatcataatcgagtttatatattaagcacaattttttattttttattatatcatgAGAGATTTcgttttgtttttttttcttctacATCTTTATTAGTAAATTTGATTAAgctaaaaaaaaatgttgaAAATATTTCTGACTTGTTCaggaaaaataaattgaATGAAAATGTTGAGGAGGAAAAAGacaaaaaagaagaaaccatagaaaaaaaaaaaaataatgaaagaataatatttataagaaatacatatgaagaggaattaatttatttatataaatttttagTTATTCAGAATGGAATAAAGGgattaaaaaataattttgttgatcaaattaaaaatgagACGAGTAGCTACGGTTTGACAAGTGAATTTatgttattaaaaaaaaatggaaagTTGAAGGTTTATAAGGAGAAAGCCATAAATGAGAAGgagaaatataaaaataatcacatgataaataataaattgGATATTAAAGAACATAT